From the genome of Notolabrus celidotus isolate fNotCel1 chromosome 5, fNotCel1.pri, whole genome shotgun sequence, one region includes:
- the LOC117812830 gene encoding beta,beta-carotene 9',10'-oxygenase-like isoform X1 has product MQVAEGNHHHPKNIFAMAPVKLENSEKNMPVKNGKAKDDTTSFRKGLETIAPLVRSVEETPEPISTKVQGSIPSWINGNLLRNGPGKFEFGNTHFNHWFDGMAMLHQFKIVNGQVTYMSRFLQSDAFKKNTEGDRIVMSEFGTLAMPDPCKNFFQRFLSRFVMIEPTDNASVNFVKYKGDYYVSTETNFMHKVNPENLETLEKVDWSKFIAVNGATAHPHFDPDGTTYNMGNSYGSKGALYNIIKVPPGKTDAKETLEGAKVLCSIVPADRGNPSYYHSFAMSENYVVFIEQPIKMDLLKIITCKLRGKALSEGIYWDPNLETVFHLVDKRTGEVSSVKYHTKAISVFHQINAYEEDGFLMVDMCCSDDGQAINNYLIQNLRKSGDALDEVYNTLSRSYPRRFVFPLNVTNETPIDQNLNTRPDSKATCVKVNKDKVFCQHEDLHGDDLQDYGGLEFPQINYGKYNTKPYRFFYGCGFRHLVGDSLLKMDLKEKKFKVWYQKGFYPSEPVFVPSPDAVEEDDGVILSVVLTPSEDKGTFLLVLDAKTFEELARASVPVNMAYGFHGIFNSHT; this is encoded by the exons ATGCAGGTAGCAGAAGGAAACCATCATCATCCTAAGAACATATTTGCCATGGCGCCTGTGAAGCTCGAGAACTCAG aaaaaaacatgcctGTTAAAAATGGGAAGGCCAAGGATGACACCACCTCGTTCAGAAAGGGACTTGAGACAATAGCCCCTCTGGTCCGCTCTGTAGAAGAGACCCCTGAGCCCATCTCCACTAAAGTACAAGGCAGCATTCCTTCCTGGATCAATGGAAACCTGCTCCGCAACGGCCCAGGGAAATTTGAGTTCGGGAACACACA CTTCAATCACTGGTTTGATGGGATGGCCATGCTGCACCAGTTTAAGATCGTCAATGGCCAGGTGACCTACATGAGTCGCTTTCTGCAAAGCGATGCCTTCAAGAAGAACACTGAGGGTGACCGCATTGTGATGTCCGAGTTTGGTACCCTTGCCATGCCCGACCCCTGCAAGAACTTCTTCCAACGCTTCCTGTCCCGCTTTGTGATGATTG aGCCCACCGACAACGCAAGTGTGAACTTTGTGAAATACAAAGGAGACTACTATGTGAGCACAGAGACAAATTTCATGCACAAAGTGAACCCAGAGAATCTGGAAACATTGGAAAAG GTAGACTGGAGCAAGTTCATTGCTGTAAATGGAGCCACTGCCCACCCACACTTTGACCCCGATGGTACTACCTATAATATGGGCAACTCTTATGGAAGCAAAG GGGCCTTGTACAACATCATCAAAGTCCCTCCTGGGAAGACAGATGCCAAAGAAACCCTGGAAGGAGCCAAAGTACTCTGCTCTATTGTGCCTGCAGATAGAGGCAATCCCTCCTACTACCACAGCTTTG CCATGTCCGAGAACTACGTGGTGTTCATCGAGCAGCCAATCAAGATGGACCTGCTGAAGATAATCACATGCAAGCTAAGAGGGAAGGCTCTGAGCGAGGGCATCTATTGGGATCCAAACCTGGAAACTGTCTTCCATCTCGTCGACAAGCGTACAGGCGAGGTCAGCTCCGTCAAGTACCACACCAAAGCCATCTCGGTCTTCCACCAGATCAACGCCTATGAGGAGGACGGGTTCTTGATGGTCGACATGTGCTGCTCAGACGACGGTCAAGCCATCAACAACTACCTCATTCAGAACCTACGCAAGTCAGGGGACGCTTTAGATGAG GTCTACAACACTCTGAGCCGGTCTTACCCTCGCCGCTTCGTTTTTCCTCTTAATGTGACCAATGAAACACCAATAGACCAAAACCTGAACACTCGACCCGACAGCAAGGCAACCTGTGTCAAAGTCAACAAAGATAAG GTCTTCTGCCAACATGAGGACCTGCATGGAGATGACCTGCAGGATTATGGAGGCCTGGAGTTCCCTCAGATCAACTACGGCAAATATAACACAAAACCATACCGTTTCTTCTATGGCTGTGGATTCAGACACCTGGTGGGAGACTCTCTGCTCAAAATGGACCTGAAGGAAAAGAAATTcaag GTGTGGTACCAGAAGGGTTTCTACCCGTCAGAGCCGGTGTTTGTGCCGTCACCTGATGCcgtggaggaggatgatggtGTCATCCTGTCTGTGGTTCTTACTCCCTCAGAG GATAAAGGAACATTCCTCCTGGTTTTGGATGCAAAGACGTTCGAAGAGCTGGCCAGAGCTAGCGTGCCTGTCAACATGGCTTATGGCTTCCATGGGATCTtcaactcacacacataa
- the LOC117812830 gene encoding beta,beta-carotene 9',10'-oxygenase-like isoform X2: MQFVVGLSIGLYFAVVVATPSYPSEKNMPVKNGKAKDDTTSFRKGLETIAPLVRSVEETPEPISTKVQGSIPSWINGNLLRNGPGKFEFGNTHFNHWFDGMAMLHQFKIVNGQVTYMSRFLQSDAFKKNTEGDRIVMSEFGTLAMPDPCKNFFQRFLSRFVMIEPTDNASVNFVKYKGDYYVSTETNFMHKVNPENLETLEKVDWSKFIAVNGATAHPHFDPDGTTYNMGNSYGSKGALYNIIKVPPGKTDAKETLEGAKVLCSIVPADRGNPSYYHSFAMSENYVVFIEQPIKMDLLKIITCKLRGKALSEGIYWDPNLETVFHLVDKRTGEVSSVKYHTKAISVFHQINAYEEDGFLMVDMCCSDDGQAINNYLIQNLRKSGDALDEVYNTLSRSYPRRFVFPLNVTNETPIDQNLNTRPDSKATCVKVNKDKVFCQHEDLHGDDLQDYGGLEFPQINYGKYNTKPYRFFYGCGFRHLVGDSLLKMDLKEKKFKVWYQKGFYPSEPVFVPSPDAVEEDDGVILSVVLTPSEDKGTFLLVLDAKTFEELARASVPVNMAYGFHGIFNSHT; the protein is encoded by the exons ATGCAGTTCGTTGTAGGTCTCTCCATAGGCCTCTATTTTGCCGTTGTGGTAGCAACTCCATCTTATCCATCAG aaaaaaacatgcctGTTAAAAATGGGAAGGCCAAGGATGACACCACCTCGTTCAGAAAGGGACTTGAGACAATAGCCCCTCTGGTCCGCTCTGTAGAAGAGACCCCTGAGCCCATCTCCACTAAAGTACAAGGCAGCATTCCTTCCTGGATCAATGGAAACCTGCTCCGCAACGGCCCAGGGAAATTTGAGTTCGGGAACACACA CTTCAATCACTGGTTTGATGGGATGGCCATGCTGCACCAGTTTAAGATCGTCAATGGCCAGGTGACCTACATGAGTCGCTTTCTGCAAAGCGATGCCTTCAAGAAGAACACTGAGGGTGACCGCATTGTGATGTCCGAGTTTGGTACCCTTGCCATGCCCGACCCCTGCAAGAACTTCTTCCAACGCTTCCTGTCCCGCTTTGTGATGATTG aGCCCACCGACAACGCAAGTGTGAACTTTGTGAAATACAAAGGAGACTACTATGTGAGCACAGAGACAAATTTCATGCACAAAGTGAACCCAGAGAATCTGGAAACATTGGAAAAG GTAGACTGGAGCAAGTTCATTGCTGTAAATGGAGCCACTGCCCACCCACACTTTGACCCCGATGGTACTACCTATAATATGGGCAACTCTTATGGAAGCAAAG GGGCCTTGTACAACATCATCAAAGTCCCTCCTGGGAAGACAGATGCCAAAGAAACCCTGGAAGGAGCCAAAGTACTCTGCTCTATTGTGCCTGCAGATAGAGGCAATCCCTCCTACTACCACAGCTTTG CCATGTCCGAGAACTACGTGGTGTTCATCGAGCAGCCAATCAAGATGGACCTGCTGAAGATAATCACATGCAAGCTAAGAGGGAAGGCTCTGAGCGAGGGCATCTATTGGGATCCAAACCTGGAAACTGTCTTCCATCTCGTCGACAAGCGTACAGGCGAGGTCAGCTCCGTCAAGTACCACACCAAAGCCATCTCGGTCTTCCACCAGATCAACGCCTATGAGGAGGACGGGTTCTTGATGGTCGACATGTGCTGCTCAGACGACGGTCAAGCCATCAACAACTACCTCATTCAGAACCTACGCAAGTCAGGGGACGCTTTAGATGAG GTCTACAACACTCTGAGCCGGTCTTACCCTCGCCGCTTCGTTTTTCCTCTTAATGTGACCAATGAAACACCAATAGACCAAAACCTGAACACTCGACCCGACAGCAAGGCAACCTGTGTCAAAGTCAACAAAGATAAG GTCTTCTGCCAACATGAGGACCTGCATGGAGATGACCTGCAGGATTATGGAGGCCTGGAGTTCCCTCAGATCAACTACGGCAAATATAACACAAAACCATACCGTTTCTTCTATGGCTGTGGATTCAGACACCTGGTGGGAGACTCTCTGCTCAAAATGGACCTGAAGGAAAAGAAATTcaag GTGTGGTACCAGAAGGGTTTCTACCCGTCAGAGCCGGTGTTTGTGCCGTCACCTGATGCcgtggaggaggatgatggtGTCATCCTGTCTGTGGTTCTTACTCCCTCAGAG GATAAAGGAACATTCCTCCTGGTTTTGGATGCAAAGACGTTCGAAGAGCTGGCCAGAGCTAGCGTGCCTGTCAACATGGCTTATGGCTTCCATGGGATCTtcaactcacacacataa
- the LOC117812830 gene encoding beta,beta-carotene 9',10'-oxygenase-like isoform X3: protein MPVKNGKAKDDTTSFRKGLETIAPLVRSVEETPEPISTKVQGSIPSWINGNLLRNGPGKFEFGNTHFNHWFDGMAMLHQFKIVNGQVTYMSRFLQSDAFKKNTEGDRIVMSEFGTLAMPDPCKNFFQRFLSRFVMIEPTDNASVNFVKYKGDYYVSTETNFMHKVNPENLETLEKVDWSKFIAVNGATAHPHFDPDGTTYNMGNSYGSKGALYNIIKVPPGKTDAKETLEGAKVLCSIVPADRGNPSYYHSFAMSENYVVFIEQPIKMDLLKIITCKLRGKALSEGIYWDPNLETVFHLVDKRTGEVSSVKYHTKAISVFHQINAYEEDGFLMVDMCCSDDGQAINNYLIQNLRKSGDALDEVYNTLSRSYPRRFVFPLNVTNETPIDQNLNTRPDSKATCVKVNKDKVFCQHEDLHGDDLQDYGGLEFPQINYGKYNTKPYRFFYGCGFRHLVGDSLLKMDLKEKKFKVWYQKGFYPSEPVFVPSPDAVEEDDGVILSVVLTPSEDKGTFLLVLDAKTFEELARASVPVNMAYGFHGIFNSHT, encoded by the exons atgcctGTTAAAAATGGGAAGGCCAAGGATGACACCACCTCGTTCAGAAAGGGACTTGAGACAATAGCCCCTCTGGTCCGCTCTGTAGAAGAGACCCCTGAGCCCATCTCCACTAAAGTACAAGGCAGCATTCCTTCCTGGATCAATGGAAACCTGCTCCGCAACGGCCCAGGGAAATTTGAGTTCGGGAACACACA CTTCAATCACTGGTTTGATGGGATGGCCATGCTGCACCAGTTTAAGATCGTCAATGGCCAGGTGACCTACATGAGTCGCTTTCTGCAAAGCGATGCCTTCAAGAAGAACACTGAGGGTGACCGCATTGTGATGTCCGAGTTTGGTACCCTTGCCATGCCCGACCCCTGCAAGAACTTCTTCCAACGCTTCCTGTCCCGCTTTGTGATGATTG aGCCCACCGACAACGCAAGTGTGAACTTTGTGAAATACAAAGGAGACTACTATGTGAGCACAGAGACAAATTTCATGCACAAAGTGAACCCAGAGAATCTGGAAACATTGGAAAAG GTAGACTGGAGCAAGTTCATTGCTGTAAATGGAGCCACTGCCCACCCACACTTTGACCCCGATGGTACTACCTATAATATGGGCAACTCTTATGGAAGCAAAG GGGCCTTGTACAACATCATCAAAGTCCCTCCTGGGAAGACAGATGCCAAAGAAACCCTGGAAGGAGCCAAAGTACTCTGCTCTATTGTGCCTGCAGATAGAGGCAATCCCTCCTACTACCACAGCTTTG CCATGTCCGAGAACTACGTGGTGTTCATCGAGCAGCCAATCAAGATGGACCTGCTGAAGATAATCACATGCAAGCTAAGAGGGAAGGCTCTGAGCGAGGGCATCTATTGGGATCCAAACCTGGAAACTGTCTTCCATCTCGTCGACAAGCGTACAGGCGAGGTCAGCTCCGTCAAGTACCACACCAAAGCCATCTCGGTCTTCCACCAGATCAACGCCTATGAGGAGGACGGGTTCTTGATGGTCGACATGTGCTGCTCAGACGACGGTCAAGCCATCAACAACTACCTCATTCAGAACCTACGCAAGTCAGGGGACGCTTTAGATGAG GTCTACAACACTCTGAGCCGGTCTTACCCTCGCCGCTTCGTTTTTCCTCTTAATGTGACCAATGAAACACCAATAGACCAAAACCTGAACACTCGACCCGACAGCAAGGCAACCTGTGTCAAAGTCAACAAAGATAAG GTCTTCTGCCAACATGAGGACCTGCATGGAGATGACCTGCAGGATTATGGAGGCCTGGAGTTCCCTCAGATCAACTACGGCAAATATAACACAAAACCATACCGTTTCTTCTATGGCTGTGGATTCAGACACCTGGTGGGAGACTCTCTGCTCAAAATGGACCTGAAGGAAAAGAAATTcaag GTGTGGTACCAGAAGGGTTTCTACCCGTCAGAGCCGGTGTTTGTGCCGTCACCTGATGCcgtggaggaggatgatggtGTCATCCTGTCTGTGGTTCTTACTCCCTCAGAG GATAAAGGAACATTCCTCCTGGTTTTGGATGCAAAGACGTTCGAAGAGCTGGCCAGAGCTAGCGTGCCTGTCAACATGGCTTATGGCTTCCATGGGATCTtcaactcacacacataa